In Gemmatimonadota bacterium, the following proteins share a genomic window:
- a CDS encoding S8 family serine peptidase, which translates to MRASPLCLLPALLLGASALTAQQRGDPPRRPFLFKDARGEIAAARARGDSSVTLVVASMPGANAKAAALVAGLGGTVRYRDDDVDYLRVHVRVDSVERLVRDPLVHSVDVSISRLGRAFGLADATPAQARNESSPSTLPFVPPYGRPWTALDTTKKRWPPTLPETPLTDRYDPLSDMGALDWRRANPTFDGRGTTIAIIDQSLDALLPELQLATTLDGKPTRKIIGYRNAVDIDDEEDGQWLRMKDSVVASSIGAFTYKDSAFTAPASGTYRIAIVDEAVFDSLNRAGIDKDLNRDGNPKGSSRLFAVLWNEASNDVWLDTDQDRDFRDEKAFTDYATRPEFGVLGRDNPATPIRESVSYAVQIDRGRKLVSLNFGVASHASLVVGAAVASRGTSGRFDGVAPGAQLVNVAEGGSAYGQTEAVIIAVKHPDVDVVFLEQSSLIARNYLLFDGRLVPTVIYGRLIAKYKKPIVIPTHNYAMLGAIDDYALAPGAISVGAHESKANFMANHGVRVQNDDNLLITGGYGPMGNGAAKPDIIAPSNYVSTGRGFIEGTAIPGLMQLPPGYNIAGGTSTATPTTAGAVALLISAAKQRGVAYDAYRLRQALITSGRWIAHLPSYKQGNGVVNIAGAWEALLAMDTSRSAIAITSRAPVRHATSHLLAEPHMGVGIFEREGWAAGDTGTRTITLTRTGGPRAPLSFTLGWLGNDGATFSSASTITLPLNRPVDMPVRIAPATPGVHSAILTLDYVGAPGVEFRTQATVVAAHVLASDSGYTVQQKVEIPRPGMTHLYYRVPAGISALRVEVNAPKRRPSVAITRPDTRNITGIGQGPAAAPAPGNMTYWVSEPAAGVWEVRLQDVEDTRTFDWQQAKVDSAVPPTAVTVTVSALGAEAIATALRGNGSSDGNNGGSSAVDVSMTNSFAPFPGGAVGLPMGGARRDRGNLTSREQRVYDIDVPAGTTLLTARVRAANDGDLDLYLFDCTGKECVAARADGDASGDESVRVLAPAAGKWKAVVDHTGLPSGAVAFDYQDVLFNPAFGYVAVTDQPSERAKGGPWSARANAWQAALPAGRSAYPAVAIQVQPKGGDAFLLTVRELGGERERATPDGRGKVRR; encoded by the coding sequence ATGCGTGCCTCGCCGCTCTGCCTCCTTCCGGCCCTCCTGCTGGGCGCGTCGGCGCTCACGGCGCAGCAGCGCGGCGACCCACCGCGGCGCCCCTTCCTGTTCAAGGATGCGCGCGGCGAGATCGCGGCGGCGCGCGCCCGTGGCGACTCCAGCGTCACCCTGGTCGTGGCGTCGATGCCCGGCGCCAACGCCAAGGCTGCCGCACTCGTCGCTGGGCTGGGCGGGACGGTGCGCTATCGCGACGACGACGTGGACTACCTGCGCGTGCATGTGCGGGTGGACAGCGTCGAGCGTCTCGTGCGCGATCCACTCGTGCATAGCGTCGATGTCTCGATCTCGCGCCTGGGACGCGCCTTCGGCCTGGCCGACGCGACACCGGCGCAGGCGCGAAACGAGTCGTCGCCATCCACGCTCCCATTCGTCCCCCCATATGGGAGGCCATGGACGGCGCTCGACACGACGAAGAAGCGCTGGCCCCCGACGCTCCCCGAGACGCCGCTCACCGATCGCTACGACCCGCTGAGTGACATGGGAGCGCTGGACTGGCGTCGGGCCAACCCGACGTTCGACGGCCGCGGGACGACGATCGCCATCATCGATCAGAGCCTCGACGCCCTGCTCCCCGAGCTTCAGCTGGCCACGACGCTCGACGGCAAGCCAACGCGCAAGATCATTGGCTACCGGAATGCGGTCGACATCGACGACGAGGAGGATGGACAGTGGCTGCGCATGAAGGACTCGGTCGTGGCGTCATCCATTGGCGCGTTTACCTACAAAGACTCTGCCTTCACGGCGCCGGCGTCCGGGACCTATCGCATCGCCATCGTGGATGAGGCGGTCTTCGACTCGCTCAATCGGGCCGGGATCGACAAGGACCTGAACCGCGACGGTAACCCCAAGGGATCGAGCCGTCTGTTTGCCGTGCTGTGGAACGAGGCAAGCAACGACGTCTGGCTCGACACCGACCAGGACCGGGACTTTCGCGACGAGAAGGCCTTCACCGACTACGCCACGCGCCCCGAGTTCGGGGTGCTCGGACGAGACAACCCAGCGACGCCGATTCGCGAGAGCGTGAGCTACGCGGTGCAGATCGATCGCGGACGCAAGCTTGTGTCGCTCAACTTCGGCGTGGCGAGCCACGCCTCGCTGGTGGTGGGCGCGGCGGTGGCGAGTCGCGGAACCAGCGGACGATTCGACGGCGTGGCGCCCGGGGCGCAGCTCGTGAACGTCGCCGAAGGCGGGTCCGCATACGGGCAAACGGAGGCAGTGATCATCGCGGTCAAGCATCCCGACGTCGACGTCGTCTTCCTCGAACAGAGCTCGCTCATCGCCCGTAACTACCTGCTCTTCGATGGTCGCCTGGTCCCGACAGTCATCTATGGGCGGCTCATTGCGAAGTACAAGAAGCCCATTGTGATCCCGACGCACAACTACGCGATGCTAGGCGCCATCGACGACTACGCGTTGGCGCCCGGGGCGATCTCGGTGGGGGCACACGAGAGCAAGGCCAACTTCATGGCCAACCACGGCGTGCGGGTGCAGAACGATGACAACCTCCTCATCACCGGCGGGTACGGGCCGATGGGGAACGGTGCGGCGAAGCCGGACATCATCGCCCCCTCCAACTACGTGAGCACGGGGCGCGGCTTCATCGAAGGAACCGCGATCCCCGGGCTGATGCAGCTCCCCCCGGGCTACAACATTGCCGGCGGCACCTCGACCGCGACGCCAACGACGGCCGGTGCGGTGGCGCTCCTCATCAGCGCGGCCAAGCAGCGCGGCGTCGCCTACGACGCATATCGCCTGCGGCAGGCGCTGATCACGTCCGGGCGGTGGATCGCGCATCTGCCCTCCTACAAGCAGGGGAACGGCGTGGTGAACATCGCCGGGGCGTGGGAAGCGTTGCTGGCGATGGACACGTCGCGCAGCGCGATCGCGATCACCTCGCGTGCCCCCGTTCGTCACGCGACGAGCCACTTGCTGGCCGAGCCACACATGGGGGTGGGGATCTTCGAGCGCGAGGGATGGGCGGCAGGCGACACGGGGACGCGCACGATCACCCTCACCCGGACCGGCGGACCGCGCGCACCGCTCTCGTTCACGTTAGGCTGGCTCGGGAATGACGGCGCAACGTTCTCGTCGGCGTCGACCATCACGCTCCCGCTGAACCGCCCGGTCGACATGCCGGTGCGCATTGCCCCTGCCACGCCCGGCGTGCATTCAGCAATCCTCACGCTCGACTACGTCGGGGCACCGGGGGTGGAGTTTCGCACGCAGGCCACTGTCGTCGCCGCGCACGTGCTGGCGAGCGACAGCGGCTACACGGTGCAGCAGAAGGTGGAGATCCCGCGACCAGGAATGACGCACCTCTACTATCGCGTCCCCGCCGGCATCTCGGCGCTGCGCGTGGAGGTGAACGCACCCAAGCGACGCCCCAGCGTGGCCATTACGCGTCCCGACACGCGCAACATCACCGGGATCGGACAAGGCCCGGCGGCGGCGCCCGCACCAGGCAACATGACGTACTGGGTGAGCGAGCCGGCGGCGGGAGTTTGGGAGGTGCGCTTGCAGGACGTGGAAGACACACGCACGTTCGATTGGCAGCAGGCCAAGGTCGATTCCGCCGTCCCGCCCACCGCCGTGACGGTCACGGTCTCGGCGTTAGGCGCCGAGGCGATCGCGACCGCGTTGCGCGGCAACGGTAGCAGCGATGGCAACAACGGTGGCAGCAGCGCCGTCGATGTCTCGATGACCAACAGCTTTGCTCCCTTCCCGGGGGGCGCGGTGGGGCTCCCAATGGGGGGCGCGCGCCGCGATCGCGGCAACCTCACCTCACGCGAGCAGCGTGTGTACGACATCGATGTGCCCGCCGGCACCACGCTGCTCACCGCGCGTGTTCGAGCGGCCAATGATGGTGACCTTGATCTGTATCTCTTCGACTGCACGGGGAAGGAGTGCGTCGCTGCTCGTGCCGATGGCGACGCATCGGGCGACGAGTCTGTTCGGGTGTTGGCACCGGCGGCCGGGAAGTGGAAGGCGGTGGTGGACCACACCGGGCTTCCCTCGGGGGCCGTGGCCTTCGACTATCAGGATGTACTGTTCAACCCGGCCTTCGGATACGTGGCGGTCACCGACCAGCCGTCCGAGCGTGCGAAGGGAGGACCGTGGAGTGCGCGGGCGAATGCGTGGCAGGCCGCGCTCCCAGCCGGACGTAGCGCGTATCCGGCCGTCGCGATTCAGGTGCAGCCCAAGGGAGGCGACGCGTTCCTGCTGACGGTGCGCGAATTGGGCGGGGAGCGCGAGCGCGCGACGCCGGACGGGCGTGGGAAGGTGAGGCGATAG
- a CDS encoding fasciclin domain-containing protein produces MRPRSLLSLLLVATLPLACASGSDDGAVPAPATPDASPSVGQANVEDNESQKDVVKIAVGSPDHTTLVAALKAADLVNALANAGPFTVFAPTNAAFDKLPKGTVDDLLKPENVDKLRGILQHHVTTSVWDAADLTDGMSLSMADGGSVTIKKTGTDITIDGAKIVGSVRGSNGMVHVVDGVIVPAAK; encoded by the coding sequence ATGCGCCCCCGCTCCCTCCTGTCGCTCCTTCTCGTCGCGACTCTCCCGCTCGCGTGCGCCTCGGGTTCCGACGACGGCGCCGTTCCGGCGCCGGCAACGCCGGACGCTTCCCCCTCCGTCGGTCAGGCCAATGTCGAGGACAACGAATCCCAGAAGGACGTGGTCAAGATCGCCGTCGGATCGCCGGACCACACCACGCTCGTCGCGGCGCTCAAGGCAGCCGACTTGGTGAACGCGCTCGCCAACGCCGGTCCGTTCACCGTCTTCGCCCCGACCAACGCCGCGTTCGACAAACTCCCCAAGGGGACGGTCGATGACCTGCTGAAGCCAGAGAACGTCGACAAGCTGCGCGGGATCCTGCAGCACCACGTGACGACGTCGGTGTGGGACGCGGCAGACCTCACCGACGGCATGTCACTCAGCATGGCCGATGGCGGCTCGGTGACCATCAAGAAGACGGGAACCGACATCACGATTGACGGCGCCAAGATTGTCGGCTCGGTACGCGGCTCCAACGGGATGGTGCACGTCGTGGATGGGGTGATCGTGCCGGCAGCCAAATAG
- a CDS encoding PDZ domain-containing protein has translation MASAAALAALMVVVMVAVAPVARAQDSTRAVTRPRTAYEDLQLFSQVLNQLRVNHPDSLDTHVLIMAAIRGMVRAADPHSYVMPAVRLAPALAELQRKGKLTPLPIAFTFVGGSPVIASVAPGTKAAQQDVVIGDELVAVNGTPVTAESAEELELALSGAPGSAAALTLDRMRADGTRARVERRVIRQHVDDATAVPVAIMLDGTTGYVRVTTFANTAVADDLHDALGRLEGKGMQRLILDLRDNGGGIVQQAARVAGEFLPTDAVVYSSSGRKKEVIDTGRVKRSFWRSERRYPIVVMVDQGTASAAELVAGALQDHDRALIVGRATFGKALLMQGLPLTDGSMIMLVVGQVRTPCGRLIQRAYRSITSRDYYRLAGEARDTAGRPSCKTDRGRVVYGGGGIYPDVLLPQPDAAPVWVARLNEADVWLEWLAGYLPSDGSRLTTLDAFVADETPSASAIALFRALASKHLIEIPADADATLWRLMRRVVAGAKWGEGGALTLRARGDAQVRAAWESFARAAELRGPGQ, from the coding sequence GTGGCGTCTGCCGCAGCCCTCGCCGCACTCATGGTCGTGGTAATGGTCGCGGTCGCGCCCGTCGCGCGTGCGCAGGACTCCACGCGCGCCGTCACCCGGCCACGTACCGCGTATGAGGACCTGCAGCTCTTCTCGCAGGTGCTGAACCAGCTGCGCGTCAACCATCCCGACTCCCTCGACACGCACGTGCTCATCATGGCCGCCATCCGCGGCATGGTGCGCGCCGCCGATCCCCACTCGTACGTGATGCCGGCGGTACGCCTGGCCCCGGCGCTGGCAGAATTGCAGCGCAAGGGGAAGCTCACCCCACTTCCGATCGCCTTCACCTTCGTGGGTGGCAGCCCGGTGATCGCGAGCGTCGCCCCCGGGACAAAAGCGGCGCAGCAGGATGTGGTCATCGGCGACGAACTCGTGGCCGTAAACGGCACGCCGGTCACCGCCGAGAGCGCAGAGGAGCTGGAGCTGGCGTTGAGCGGCGCGCCGGGGAGCGCGGCCGCGCTCACGCTCGATCGCATGCGCGCCGACGGGACTCGCGCACGGGTGGAGCGGCGAGTCATTCGGCAGCATGTCGATGACGCGACAGCCGTGCCCGTCGCCATCATGCTCGACGGCACCACCGGCTACGTGCGGGTGACCACCTTCGCCAACACCGCGGTGGCCGACGATCTGCACGACGCGTTGGGGCGGCTCGAGGGAAAGGGGATGCAGCGCCTGATCCTCGACCTGCGTGACAACGGCGGCGGCATCGTCCAGCAAGCGGCCCGCGTGGCCGGTGAGTTCCTCCCGACGGATGCCGTCGTCTATTCCTCCAGCGGGCGCAAGAAGGAAGTGATCGACACCGGGCGCGTGAAGCGGTCGTTCTGGAGGTCGGAGCGCCGCTACCCCATCGTGGTGATGGTGGATCAGGGGACCGCGAGCGCCGCGGAGCTGGTGGCTGGCGCCCTGCAGGACCACGACCGGGCACTCATTGTCGGGCGCGCGACCTTCGGCAAGGCGCTGCTGATGCAGGGGCTCCCGCTCACCGACGGCTCGATGATCATGCTCGTGGTGGGACAGGTGCGCACCCCGTGCGGGCGACTCATCCAGCGGGCGTATCGCAGCATCACGTCGCGCGACTACTACCGTCTGGCGGGTGAGGCCCGCGATACCGCCGGACGTCCGTCGTGCAAGACCGACCGTGGACGCGTGGTGTACGGCGGCGGAGGGATCTATCCCGACGTACTCCTCCCGCAGCCAGACGCCGCGCCGGTCTGGGTGGCCAGGCTCAACGAAGCGGACGTCTGGCTCGAATGGCTCGCAGGCTACCTCCCCAGCGACGGTTCGCGCCTCACGACGCTCGACGCCTTCGTCGCCGACGAGACGCCGAGTGCATCGGCAATCGCGCTCTTTCGGGCCCTCGCCAGCAAGCACCTGATCGAGATCCCGGCCGACGCCGACGCCACGCTCTGGCGGCTGATGCGTCGCGTGGTGGCGGGGGCCAAATGGGGCGAGGGCGGTGCCCTCACGCTGCGGGCCCGAGGTGATGCGCAGGTGCGTGCCGCGTGGGAGAGCTTTGCGCGAGCGGCGGAGCTGCGTGGGCCGGGGCAGTAG
- the argH gene encoding argininosuccinate lyase has translation MWGGRFNAKSAAIMDAVNRSIGVDFRLWPFDVQLSKAWAVALNRAGVLTTDESDAIGVGLDRVAVRLAAGEPPVDSDEDIHTMIDRLLHEEAGAPASKLHTGRSRNDQVATASRLWAMDACQRLDAAIREVQQVFLTQAESLQETILPAYTHMQRAIPVSGAHWMLSHFWPLERDRQRLASAARHTATLPLGSGAVAGCAFPVPRTFLKEALGFEAVSPNSIDAVADRDFVAEIVFVCSLIATHLSKLSEDLILYGSSEFAFVKFGDGYSTGSSMMPQKRNPDALEIARGSAGRLLGDLVSVLGTLKGLPSGYNKDLQDDKRAMFGAVDTMLLVLPAVAGAVSELTFDAARMRAAVSSGMMATDLADYLVEKGIAFREAHKAVGALVRESEATGLELHALPRSAFAAAHAAFGDDVVDALSPERSLQRREVEGGTGPRAVTAQIERARRALAV, from the coding sequence TTGTGGGGGGGGCGCTTCAACGCCAAGTCGGCCGCCATCATGGATGCGGTCAACCGCTCCATCGGGGTCGATTTCCGGCTCTGGCCCTTCGACGTGCAGCTCTCCAAGGCGTGGGCCGTGGCGCTCAACCGTGCCGGCGTCCTGACCACAGACGAGAGCGACGCCATCGGCGTGGGGCTCGACCGGGTCGCGGTCCGTCTTGCGGCTGGCGAGCCCCCTGTCGACTCGGACGAGGACATCCACACGATGATCGACCGCCTCCTGCACGAGGAGGCGGGGGCGCCGGCGTCCAAGCTCCATACCGGGCGCTCGCGCAACGACCAGGTCGCCACGGCATCGCGGCTTTGGGCGATGGATGCCTGCCAGCGCCTCGACGCCGCCATTCGTGAGGTGCAACAGGTCTTCCTCACGCAGGCGGAGTCGCTCCAGGAGACGATCCTCCCCGCGTACACGCACATGCAGCGCGCCATCCCGGTCTCGGGAGCACACTGGATGCTCTCGCACTTCTGGCCGCTGGAGCGCGACCGGCAGCGGCTGGCTTCGGCCGCACGCCACACCGCCACCCTGCCGTTAGGCTCGGGGGCGGTTGCGGGCTGCGCCTTCCCGGTGCCGCGCACCTTCCTCAAGGAGGCGTTGGGCTTCGAGGCGGTGTCACCCAACTCCATCGATGCCGTCGCCGACCGCGACTTCGTGGCGGAAATCGTCTTCGTCTGCTCGCTGATCGCCACGCATCTGTCGAAGCTGTCCGAGGACCTGATCCTGTACGGCTCGAGCGAGTTCGCCTTCGTGAAGTTCGGCGATGGCTACAGCACCGGGTCGAGCATGATGCCGCAGAAGCGAAACCCGGATGCGCTGGAGATTGCACGCGGATCGGCCGGGCGCCTGCTGGGCGACCTGGTGTCCGTGCTGGGGACGCTCAAGGGACTACCCAGCGGCTACAACAAGGACCTGCAGGACGACAAGCGGGCCATGTTCGGCGCCGTGGACACCATGCTGCTGGTGCTCCCCGCCGTGGCCGGTGCGGTGAGCGAACTCACGTTCGACGCGGCGCGCATGCGCGCGGCGGTGTCGAGCGGCATGATGGCGACCGACCTGGCCGACTACCTGGTGGAGAAGGGGATCGCCTTCCGCGAGGCACACAAGGCGGTCGGCGCGCTCGTGCGCGAGTCCGAGGCGACGGGGCTCGAACTCCACGCACTGCCGCGTTCCGCCTTTGCGGCGGCCCACGCGGCCTTCGGCGACGACGTCGTCGACGCGCTGTCGCCGGAGCGTTCGCTGCAGCGTCGCGAGGTGGAAGGCGGGACGGGGCCTCGCGCGGTCACGGCGCAGATCGAGCGGGCGCGGCGAGCGTTGGCCGTGTAG
- the argR gene encoding arginine repressor, whose protein sequence is MNKRDRHAAIRELVSAQPVGSQEELRQLLKERGWEVTQSTLSRDLREMRLVRIPTVDGPRYASPESLAGEDERTLVEDVLPQFCDSVDGVGELLVVKTIYGGAQPVAEAIDSAGWSEVVGTIGGENTVLVICRSRDARERLHKRIEKLSAPG, encoded by the coding sequence GTGAATAAACGCGATCGTCACGCGGCCATTCGTGAGCTCGTCTCCGCCCAACCCGTGGGGAGCCAGGAGGAGCTGCGGCAGCTCCTGAAGGAGCGCGGGTGGGAGGTGACCCAGTCCACGCTCTCGCGCGACCTGCGCGAAATGCGACTGGTCCGCATTCCCACGGTCGACGGCCCGCGCTACGCATCCCCGGAGTCGTTGGCCGGCGAGGACGAGCGTACGCTCGTGGAGGATGTGCTCCCGCAGTTCTGCGACTCGGTGGACGGCGTCGGAGAGTTGCTGGTCGTGAAGACCATCTACGGCGGTGCGCAGCCCGTGGCAGAGGCGATCGACTCGGCCGGGTGGAGCGAGGTCGTGGGGACGATTGGCGGGGAGAACACCGTGCTCGTGATCTGCCGCTCCCGCGACGCGCGCGAGCGACTACACAAGCGCATTGAGAAGCTGTCGGCCCCCGGCTGA
- a CDS encoding N-acetyl-gamma-glutamyl-phosphate reductase yields the protein MHRIPVGVFGASGYAGRELCSLINAHPQLELVYATANSQRGERAWLGGRDVSFVAPDDAPIRQAELVFSALPHGASASWIARARAEGVRAIDLSSDLRPGHGAHHVPYGLTEVAREQLRGAEVIANPGCYPTAILLSLVPLLERGLIRTGSTIVVDAASGVTGAGNSPKPELLFGEVTENYRAYGVGNDHRHLPEMRALVNSYERDVDLLFTPHLLPVARGILATVTVQLNEEIDQPLAIWHEHYAGERFIEITDQLPTLREVVHRNVVRITVRKTVGLRTPTLVLLSAIDNLMKGAAGQALQNANVSLGLPEGMGLPL from the coding sequence GTGCATAGAATTCCCGTTGGTGTCTTCGGGGCGAGTGGGTATGCCGGGCGAGAGCTCTGCAGCCTCATCAATGCCCATCCCCAGCTCGAACTGGTGTACGCGACTGCGAACTCGCAGCGCGGCGAACGCGCATGGCTTGGCGGGCGCGACGTCTCGTTCGTCGCCCCCGACGATGCCCCCATCCGTCAGGCCGAACTGGTCTTCAGCGCCCTCCCGCACGGTGCGTCCGCGTCGTGGATCGCGCGCGCGCGCGCGGAAGGGGTGCGAGCGATCGACCTCTCGAGCGACCTCCGCCCGGGACATGGCGCCCACCACGTCCCGTATGGGCTCACGGAGGTCGCGCGCGAACAGCTGCGCGGCGCCGAGGTGATCGCCAATCCTGGCTGCTATCCCACGGCGATCCTGCTTTCGCTGGTTCCACTCCTCGAGCGCGGTCTCATCAGGACCGGGTCGACGATCGTGGTCGACGCGGCGAGCGGGGTGACCGGAGCGGGGAATTCCCCGAAGCCGGAACTCCTCTTTGGCGAGGTCACGGAGAACTATCGCGCCTACGGTGTGGGCAACGACCACCGGCATCTCCCGGAGATGCGCGCGCTCGTGAACAGCTACGAGCGCGACGTGGATCTCCTGTTCACGCCGCATCTCCTGCCCGTGGCCCGTGGGATCCTGGCCACGGTGACGGTGCAGCTCAACGAGGAGATCGACCAACCGCTCGCCATCTGGCACGAGCACTACGCCGGCGAACGCTTCATCGAGATCACCGACCAGCTCCCGACGCTGCGTGAGGTCGTGCATCGCAACGTCGTGCGCATCACGGTCCGCAAGACCGTGGGGCTTCGCACCCCGACGCTCGTCCTGCTCTCGGCCATCGACAACCTCATGAAGGGGGCCGCGGGGCAGGCGCTGCAGAACGCCAACGTGTCGCTCGGACTCCCCGAGGGGATGGGGCTCCCGCTGTGA
- the argB gene encoding acetylglutamate kinase, with translation MTTAAQAAPPRAAPTRVIKIGGRAQGDPALPAAIAGAVSAGARVVVVHGGGDEVTQLQRQMGLEPTFHNGRRVTTEGDLMLVRMVLSGTVNKRLVGAFAAAGVKAVGVSGEDGGLLTCRLFGEGILGAVGEPQAVNPALLTTLLDAGYTPVVSPLGRFADGSGCNVNGDDAAAAIAAALGADELLLVADVPGVLDAAGERIPQLDGEGMTALIASGVAKGGMTPKLESARLTLERGVARVRIGDFAAIADPSAGTTLLLATAVRRPR, from the coding sequence GTGACCACCGCCGCGCAGGCCGCCCCACCGCGCGCCGCCCCCACGCGCGTCATCAAGATTGGCGGGCGGGCGCAGGGCGACCCGGCCCTCCCCGCGGCGATCGCCGGCGCCGTCAGCGCCGGGGCGCGCGTCGTCGTCGTGCACGGTGGCGGCGACGAGGTGACGCAGCTGCAACGCCAGATGGGACTGGAGCCCACTTTCCACAACGGGCGTCGCGTCACCACCGAGGGCGACCTCATGCTGGTGCGCATGGTCCTCTCCGGCACGGTGAACAAGCGCCTCGTGGGAGCCTTCGCCGCGGCGGGGGTCAAGGCGGTCGGCGTCTCGGGAGAAGATGGTGGGCTCCTCACCTGTCGCCTGTTCGGCGAGGGGATCCTGGGGGCAGTGGGCGAGCCGCAGGCGGTGAATCCGGCGCTCCTCACTACACTCCTCGATGCGGGGTACACCCCTGTCGTCTCGCCACTGGGGCGCTTTGCCGATGGTAGCGGGTGCAACGTCAACGGCGACGACGCGGCGGCCGCCATCGCCGCCGCGTTAGGCGCCGACGAACTCCTCCTCGTGGCGGACGTCCCCGGTGTGCTCGACGCCGCAGGCGAGCGCATTCCACAGCTGGACGGCGAGGGGATGACGGCGCTCATCGCCAGCGGCGTGGCCAAGGGGGGCATGACCCCCAAGCTCGAATCGGCCCGCCTGACGCTCGAACGCGGCGTCGCCCGCGTTCGCATCGGGGACTTCGCCGCCATCGCCGATCCCTCGGCCGGCACCACGCTTCTCCTCGCCACCGCCGTCCGACGACCGCGGTAG
- a CDS encoding acetylornithine transaminase produces the protein MSATVASHPVTDSLLPVYKRAPMEFVRGEGVDLIDADGKRYLDFTSGIAVNALGYGDVALVEVMKRAAEGLIHTSNLFRTAPGEQLADKLVASSFADRVFFCNSGAEANEGAFKFARRWARNIGGPAKHEIFSLRGAFHGRLFASVAATDRPQYRMPFRPLAGGISILERDLDDLDISLSSETTAALILEPIQGEGGVRVLEPEFVRAVRQLTTERRIALIFDEIQCGLGRTGHLFAYERLGVTPDLLTLAKPIAAGLPMGAILATEDVASAMQPGDHGTTFGGGPFVASVASHVFDRLSDPQMLSHVRESGTWFADQLHGIASRTQKIRAIRGAGLMWGFDAVDPAAEIIGRAREAGLLLVSAGEHTIRILPPLVITRDELGRGLAVLEQVLSA, from the coding sequence ATGTCCGCCACCGTCGCCTCGCACCCTGTGACTGACTCGCTGCTCCCGGTATACAAGCGCGCCCCGATGGAGTTCGTGCGCGGCGAAGGGGTCGATCTCATCGACGCCGATGGCAAGCGATACCTCGACTTCACCAGCGGGATCGCGGTGAACGCGTTGGGCTATGGCGACGTGGCCCTCGTGGAGGTCATGAAGCGCGCCGCCGAAGGGTTGATTCACACGTCGAACCTCTTCCGCACGGCACCGGGTGAGCAGCTGGCGGACAAGCTGGTCGCGTCGTCCTTCGCCGACCGCGTCTTCTTCTGCAATTCGGGGGCGGAGGCGAACGAAGGGGCCTTCAAGTTCGCGCGACGCTGGGCGCGCAACATCGGCGGGCCGGCCAAGCATGAGATCTTCTCGTTGCGCGGTGCCTTCCACGGGCGCCTCTTCGCCAGCGTCGCCGCCACGGATCGCCCGCAGTACCGGATGCCCTTCCGTCCGTTGGCCGGGGGGATCTCGATTCTCGAACGCGACCTCGACGACCTCGACATCTCGCTCAGTTCCGAGACGACGGCCGCGCTGATCCTCGAGCCGATCCAGGGCGAAGGCGGCGTGCGCGTCCTCGAGCCCGAGTTCGTACGCGCGGTGCGCCAGCTGACGACGGAACGCCGCATCGCGCTGATCTTCGACGAGATCCAGTGCGGGCTGGGACGCACCGGTCACCTCTTCGCCTACGAACGTCTGGGCGTCACGCCCGACCTGCTCACGTTGGCCAAGCCGATCGCCGCCGGGCTCCCCATGGGGGCAATCCTCGCGACCGAGGACGTCGCGTCGGCGATGCAGCCCGGCGACCACGGGACGACCTTCGGGGGGGGGCCCTTCGTGGCGTCGGTGGCGTCGCACGTCTTCGATCGCCTCTCCGATCCGCAGATGCTCTCGCATGTGCGCGAGTCGGGGACCTGGTTCGCCGACCAGCTGCACGGTATCGCGTCCCGCACACAGAAGATCCGCGCGATCCGCGGGGCGGGGCTCATGTGGGGCTTCGACGCCGTCGATCCGGCGGCCGAGATCATCGGTCGCGCGCGCGAAGCGGGACTCCTCCTGGTGTCGGCGGGAGAGCACACGATCCGCATCCTCCCGCCGTTGGTCATCACACGTGACGAGCTCGGGCGCGGCCTGGCCGTGCTCGAGCAGGTACTCAGCGCCTAA